TCCAGGAAAGCCGGCACGATGGCCGGCAATACCAGCCGCGCCGCGCTCACCGGCACGTTCAAGCGCAGCGTGCCGGCCGGCCGGTCGCGGAAACCGTTGACCACGTCGAGCGCCGCGTGGATCTCTGCCAGCGCGGGCCCGAGCCGGTCGAGCAGCCGCGCACCGGCTTCGGTGGGCGCGACGCTGCGGGTGCTGCGGTTGAGCAGCCGCACGCCCATGCCGGCCTCCAGCCGGCGCAGGGCCTCGCTCAGACTGGATGCGCTGCCGCCCGCCAGCCGTGCCGCTTCGCGGAATCCGCCTGCGCGGGCTACCGCCACAAAGGCGGCAAGGTCGCCTAGTTCCGCCGCCATTGTTCGCCTCGCCGTACAGCCTGTTTGAATTGCACCGGATTATCAAGCAGGCCATGCCTGCCTAGAGTCGACTTCTCATCCTCGAAGGAAGTTGAACATGCCATCCACCAACACCCACACCACCTCCCGCGCCGGCACGTACGCCCTGGGCAGCTTTACCGTCGGCCGCCTCGGCTATGGCGCCATGCAGCTGGCCGGCCCCGGCGTCTTCGGCCCGCCCCAGGACCGCGCCGGCGCGCTGGCCGTGCTGCGCGAGGCGGTCGAATCGGGCGTGAACCATATCGACACCAGCGACTTCTACGGTCCGCACATCACCAACCAGCTGATCCGCGAGGCGCTCCACCCTTATCGCGAGGGGCTGACCATCGTCACCAAGGTCGGCGCGATGCGCGGAGCCGACGCCTCGTGGCAGCCGGCGTTGTCGCCCGCGCAGCTGACGCAGGCGGTGCACGACAACCTGCGCAACCTGGGTCTGGACGTGCTGGATGTGGTCAACCTGCGCAGCATGCACGGCCTGCACGGACCCGCCGAAGGTTCGCTCGAAGCCGAACTGACCGCGCTGGCCGAGCTGCAGCAGCGTGGCTTGATCCGCCACATCGGGCTGAGCAACGTCACCGCCCGCCAGGTGGAGAACGGCAGGCGCCTCTGCGAAATTGTGTGCGTGCAGAACATGTTCAACCTGGCACAGCAGGCCGACGGCGCCCTGGTCGACCGGCTGGCGGCAGAAGGCATCGCCTACGTGCCCTTCTTTCCGCTGGGCGGATTCAGCCCGCTGCAGTCCGACGCGTTGTCGGATGTCGCCCGACAGCTCGGCGCCACGCCGATGCAGGTGGCGCTGGCCTGGCTGCTGCAGCGCTCGCCCAACCTGCTGCTGATTCCGGGCACGTCTTCGGTCGGCCACCTGCGCGAGAACCTGGCGGCAGCGTCGCTGGCGCTGGACGCCGACAGCGTGGCGCGGCTGGACGCGATCGCCGCGTCGGGCGTCGTCGCAATGCCTGCCGACCACGCCTGATCGACGCCATGGGCGACGGCCGTCCATTCGGCGGCGGCGGTGTCATGGACTGGTCAAGCGTGCGGCCTAGAATTCCGGGTTTTCCCCAACCCTGGCCCGTTTTGTCGCGGCTACGCGTCTCTTGAAGCTCCACCTCCGCAAGCTCGCCATCGTCGGCGGTGCGCTCGCCCTGGCCGCCTGGCTCGGCTTCATCGCCATCCGCTACTACCACCTGGACAACCAGGCCGGTCGCTGGTGGCGGGGCGACCGTATCGGCGCGGACTGGAACGACAGCGGCAAGTGGGCGGGCGAGTCCACGCTGTGGCTGCCGGAGTACCGCTTCGACATCGAGAACCGCCGGATCGAAGGCGTGGATCGCAACCTCTCGGGCCTGGCCTGGGACAGCGACGACAACCGCCTGCTCGCCACGGTGAACCGGCCCGCGTCGCTGCTGATTCTGTCGACCGAGGGCGCGGTGCGCAGCCGGCACGTGCTGGCCGACACCGGCGACGCCGAAGGCATCGCCTACCTGGGCGACGACAGGGTCGCGGTGCTGCTGGAAGGCCAGCGCATGGTGCGCATCTTCAGGCTGCCCACGGCTGGCCACGTCGGCCCGATGACTGCCGAGCGCAGCGTGCAACTCGACATGCCCGACAGCGGCAACGACGGCCCCGAGGGGCTGGCTTACGACCAGGCCAACGACACGCTCTACATCACCAAGGAACGCGCGCCGCGCGGCATCCTGAAGGTGCCGCATTTCCAACACTCGGCGCGGGCGCGGGCTACCCCGATGGACATGCCCGAATGGGTGGCGGCCATGCCCTTCGTGACCGACCTGGCGAGCATCGAGTTCGACCCGGTCAACCGCAGCCTGCTGCTGCTCAGCGACGAGTCGCGCATGCTGGTGGAAATAGACGAGGACGGCAGCCCGATCAGCACGAACGAGTTGCCGGCATCCTTCGGCCAGTTGCCGGTGCCGCAGGCCGAAGGCGTGGCGGTGGACGACCAGGGCACCATCTTCATGGTGAGCGAGCCCAACCTGTTCTACCGGCTCAAGCGCGACACGCCGGTGCTCTGAGCGCACGCGGCGGCCTGGCGCCGCTTCGCCGGCAGCGCCCGCGACCTCAGTCGCGCAGGCGCAGCGCCTCCACCACCAGCGCGAAGGCCGGCAGGGCCTGGCGCCGGCTCGGGTAGTAGAGGTGGTAGCCGGGAAAGGTGGGACACCACTCGTCGAGCACCCGCACCAGCCGGCCGGCCTCCACGTGCGGCTGGATCGCGTCTTCCGGCGCGTAGGTCAGCACATGGCCTTCGAGCGCGGCCGTCACCAGCCGGGCCGAGCTGTTGAAGATGACCTGCCCCGGCACCTGCACCGCCAGCGCCTTGCCCTCGCGCTGGAACTCCCAGGCGTAGAGCCCGCCCTGCGTGGTGAGCCGCAGGTTGCCGCAGTTGTGGCCAGTGAGATCCTGCGGCGTGACCGGGCGCGGATAACGCTCGAAATACGCCGGCGACGCGGCCACGGTCATGCGGAAGTCCGGCGAGATGCGCACCGCGATCATGTCGCGGGCGATCTGGTCGCCGATGCGCACGCCGGCGTCGAAACGCTCGGCCACGATGTCGACGAGGCCGTAGCCGATGTTGATCTCGATCTGGATGTCCGGGTAGAGCGGCAGGAGCTTCGACAGCTTGGGCCAGAGGATGGTGGTGGCCGCGTGGTCGGCGGTGGTGATGCGGATCGTGCCGGAGGGACGGTCGCGCAGCTCGCCGATGGCGGTCAGCTCGGCGGCGATACCGGCGTAGTGCGGCGACAGGCGCGAGAGCAGCCGCTCGCCGGCCTCCGTGGGCGATGCGCCCCGCGTGGTGCGCGCCAGCAGGCGCACGCCCATGCGCTCCTCGAGCGTGCGCATGCTGTGGCTGAGCGCCGATTGGGTCACCCCCAGCTGTGCCGCCGCGCGGGTAAAGCTGCGCTCGCGGGCGACGACCATGAAGGAAGACAGGCTGTTGAGATCGATTCGCTGGTGCATGGGCCGGACGACGGAAGGACTCCGGCGAGTATGCCGGCCTCCCGTCGTCGCCCTACTCGTAGCCCTTGCCCCGCGCCAGCAGCTCGGGCGTGCCGATCAGCGCGTTGAGGCCGTCGAAGTCGAACATCTCGGCCTGCATCTCGCGCGTGCCGCCGTGTGCCTTGACGCTGGCGTAGTAGCGCTGCAGTTGCCGCGCCGCGAAACGCGCGGTGCCACCGGGGTAGATGACGATGCGAAAGCCCCGCCGGCCGAGCTCGTCGCTCGACTGCACCGGCGTCTTGCCGCCTTCGATCATGTTGGCCAGCAGCGGCACCCGGTGCGCGAAGCGGCCGCAGACGGCGTCCATGTCGTCGGTGGTGCGCACCGCCTCGATGAAGATCGCGTCCACCCCGCAGGCCAGGTAGGCCTCGGCCCGGTCCATGGCCGCGGCCAGGCCTTCGATGGCCAGCGCGTCGGTGCGCGCCAGGATCAGCGTGTCGGCGCAATGCCGGGCGTCGAGCGCGGCGCGCAGCTTGCCGCACATCTCGGCGGCGGGCACCACGGCCTTGTTGTCGAGGTGGCCGCAGCGCTTGGGAAAGGTCTGGTCTTCCAGCTGGATCATGGCGGCGCCGGCACGCTCGAAATCGCGCACCGTGCGCTGGGTGTTGAGCGCGTTGCCGAAGCCGGTGTCGGCATCGACGATGACCGGCAGCCGCACCCGGTCGGTGATGCGGGCCAGGGTGTCGGCGGCTTCCTTGGCCGTGGTCAGCCCGACGTCGGAACGGCCGAACTGGGTATAGGCGACCGCGCCGCCGGAGAGGTAGACCGCCTCGAAGCCGGCCTGCTCGGCGATGAGCGCGGTGAGCGCGTCGTAGACGCCGGGCGCGAGCACCGGCTCGGGGCTGCGAAGGCGTTCGCGCAGGGTCGGCGTGGTGGGCGATGCGCTCATTCGGGTTTGGCTCCGGTCTCGGCGACGACCTTGCCCCAGCGCACGATCTCGCTGCGCACGAACTTGTCGAATTCGGCCGGTGGCAGCCCCATGGGCACCAGGCTTTCGGAGGCCAGGCGCTGGCGCACCGTGGGCGAATCGAGCGCCTCGCGGGCGGCGCGGGCGTATTGCTCGACCAGCGGCGCGGGCATCTTCGCCGGGCCGAACAGGCCGTACCAGGCGCTGTATTCGAAGCCCGGCAGCACCTCGGCGATGGCCGGCACGTCCGGGTAGGCCGGCAGGCGTTTGCCCGAGCTCACGCCCAGCGCCTTGAGCTTGCCTCCCTTGATCAGTTCCTGCGCCGCGGCCACGCCCGAGAACACCAGGTCGATCTGCCCGGCCATCACGTCGGCCAGCGCCGGGCCGGTGCCCTTGTAGGGCACGCTCACGATGTCGATGCCGGCGTTGCGCTTGAGCATCTCGCCGGCCAGGTGGTTGGCGCTGCCGATGCCGGCGATGGCGATGTTGAGCTTGGCCGGCTTGGACTTGGCCAGGGCGATCAGTTCGCGGATGTTCTTGGCCGGCAGGTCCGGGTGGGTGACCAGGATGGCCGGAGCGCTGGCCACGCCGAAGATGGGCGTGAAGTCCTTCACCGGATCGAAAGGCAGGTTGGTGTAGAGCGATGCGTTGATGGCGTGGCTGGTATAGCTCAGCAGCAGGTTGCCGCCATCGGGCTGGGCACTGGCGATGGCCTGCGCGGCGATGTTGCCGGCGGCACCGGGCCGGTTGTCGACGATGACCTGCCGGCCGAGGGTGCGTGTCATCTCCTGCGCGAGCGAACGGGCGACCAGGTCGGTGCCGCCGCCGGGCGTGGCGCCCACCAGCACCCGTACCACCTGGGGTTGCGCCTGGGCCTGGCTCAGCGGCGCGCCGGCGGCCGAGGCCGCCAGCAGGGCGAGAAGTTCGCGTCGTTGCATGCTTGTCTCTCTTTCATCGTTTTTCTGGTGTTCATGCGGGGCGGGCCCGGCCGCGGCCGGCGCGGGGGATCAGGCGGTCAGCAGCTCGGCCATTTCTTCCTTGCGCACCACCGGCGCCCAGGGCCTGATCGCCATGCCCAGCACCGCGGCCTGGCGGCGTTCGTAGTCGAGAAATTCCTGGGAGATGGAACTGCCACGCACACCGCCGCGCACCGCGCCGGCACGCACGTCGCCGTAGTACTCCTGCCATTGCGGCGGCAACGGTTGCGAGTTCGGCACCGACAGCCACAGGCGCAGCAGGTGGCGCTTGAGGTCGGGCTGTTCGAAGTCCTCGAAGGGCGTGCGCGAATGCAGGGTGACGTAGTTGTTGAGCAGCTGCAGGTCGCCGCGTTCGAGCTCCATGGAGTAGCAGAGCTCGTCGCTTGGCATGAGCTGGTCGAGCAGGTCGAGCGCCTGTTCCTGCAGCGAGGTGAGGCGCGGCACCTCGGCAAAGTCGCGCTGCGCGGCGACGGTGTTCTTGCGGTTGGTGCGGGCGCAGAAATGGGCCGGGTCGTCGCCGAAGATGGGGCAACGGTAGAACGGCGGCTGGCTCGGGTCCTGCGTGCTCTGGTAGCTGTGGAACCAGGGCTGCTGCAGCACCGGAATCAGGTCGGGCCGCAGCGCCTGCACCCGGTCGCGCAGGGCGATGGAGCTGATCACCTTGCTCATGCCGCCGGTCCTGGCGGTGCGACGGCAGAGCAGCGCGACCACGTCGCAGGAGTCCTGGTGGAAGTCCAGGCCGGCGTTGGTGTTGTAGCCGCGACCGCCCTTGACCTTGTAGTCGGCGCCTTCGTCACGCACGTCGTTGATGCACTGGCTGGCGCGGTTCTGGGTGCGGCCCACGCCCATGTAGAGGCCCATGCCCCAGTAGGCCAGGCGGGTTTCTTCCTCGGTCCAGTCGTCGATGGGAAAGCCCTTGACCAGGCACATGCCCCAACGGCCCTGGGTGGTGGCTATCGCCCGTTCCAGCGCCAGGCGCGAGGCCGTCGGCAGGGGAAAGTCGGCCTGCTCCAGTTGCAGCAGGGTCTTGCCGGTGCCGCGTGCATGCACGAGTGCGTCGCGGAAACCCTGCACTTCTTCTGCCGATAGCCGCTGGATCCAGCCGTGGTCCTGCGCTACTTGCTGCGCTGTCCAGGCCTGCGGGCCGGCGGTGTTTGCCACTGCGTTCATCTTGTCTCCTGTCCGAATCCTTTGTATGAACGCCAGTCTAGGCAGGACGGCTCTTTCAGAATAGCGACGGTACTTCACGTTCTACATAAGGATTCTTGATGAAGATCGAAGCCTTCGCCACGCTCGCGGCGGTGCTGCGCAACGGCTCTTTCGCCGCCGCGGCGGTCGAATGCAATGTCACGCCGAGCGCGGTGAGCATGCAGATGAAGCAGTTGGAGCTCTACCTCGGCCAGCCGCTGTTCGACCGCTCCGGCCTGCAAGTGAGGCCCACCGCGCTGGCCCGCGAACTGGGCGCGCTGATGCACGGTCCGCTGCAGGGCCTGGAGGCGCTGCGCAAACGCAGCGGCGTGGCGGTGGAAGGCGCGGTGCGCCTGGGCGTGATCGAGTCGATGCAGCCGGTGGTGCTGCCGCACACCATGCGATTGCTGCGCGAGCGCCATCCGCTGCTGGAGCTGCGGCCGGTGCGCGGGCGGAGTTCCGGGCTGACCGCGCAGGTCAAGAGCGGCGAGCTCGACGCGGCCCTGGTGGCCGAGCCCGGCAAGGGCGGCTCGGCCCGGTTGCACTGGGCGCCGATGTTCCGGCGCGAACTGCTGCTGGTGGCGCCGGCCAGTGCGCGCGAGGCGTCGGCGGCCGCGCTGTTTCGCAAGTACGACTGGATCCGCTACGACCGCGCCACCATCACCGGCGCGCTGGCCGCGCAGTACGTGCATGCGCAGATCCACGAAACGCGCGGCAGCCTGGAGTTCGACAGCGCCGCCGCCATCGTCGCCATGGTGAGCGCCGGGCTCGGCATTTCGGTGCTGCAGATCTCCGACCCGGGCCTGCTCAAGAGCTACCCGGTGCGCACCCTGCGGCTGGGGCGCGGCGCGCCGGTGGTGCAGTTCTCGCTGGTGATGCGCAAGACCGATGCCGGCAGCCGCGCGCTCGAAGCGGTGGTCGACGCGATGCGCACCGCCCTGCTCGATGGCGGCGACACCGCGCGGCCGGGGCACCGGGCGGCCGGCGATTGAGGCCGGCCCGCCGAGCGCCGGTCGGCCTCAGGGCTTTTTCTGGGGCAGTGCCTGCGCCCGGGCGTCGGCATGCGCCTCGACGGTGCTTTCGCGGATCTTGTGTACCTGGCTGGCGGTGACGGCCGGTGCCGCGTTGCCCCAGCCCGATCGCACGAAGTTCGCCAGGTCGGCCACCTGATCGTTGGACAGGCGCCAGCCGAAGGACGGCATGGCGATGCCCGAAGGCCGCGAGCCGGTGGCCGGCGTGCGGCCGCCGTGCAGGATCATCGCGACGAGGTTGTGCGGATCCTGGGTCAGCACCGCGCTGTTGCCCGCCAGCGCCGGAAACACCTCGCCGTAGCCCTTGCCGTCGGAGCGGTGGCAGGCGGCGCAGTTGTCCAGGAACAGCGCAGATCCTGGCGCGCGGTCGTCGCCCTTCCACAGCGCGTCGGCGGTGCTCGGGTCGTCGCGCCAAACGGTTGCGGTGCTCTGTGCGGCCGGCAGGGTCTTGAGGTAGACCGCGATCGATTGCAGGTCCGACGCGCTCAGGTACTGCGTGCTGTGCTGCACCACGTCGGCCATGCCACCGAACACCGCCGTGTCGCGGTTGCGGCCGGTCTTGAGCAGGTCGACGATGTCCTGCTCGCTCCAGCGGCCCAGGCCGTCCTGGTCGCCGCGCAGGTTCTTGGCCTGCCAGCCTTCGAGCACGCCGCCGCCGGCCAGGAACAGCGGGTCGGACGCGGTGAGCGCCTTCTCCTGCATGGTCAGCGAACTGCGCGGCGTGTGGCAGGTGCCGCAGTGGCCCAGGCCCTCGACCAGATAGGCACCGCGCAACACGCCCTGCGCCGTCGGCGCGGCGGCTTCGGCCGAAGCCTGCACCTCGACCGGATCGGGTGCGAACACCCGGCGCCAGATGCCCAGCGGCCAGCGCATCGACAGCGGCCAGGCAATGGTGTTGGCCGGCGGCTCCTGTTCCACCGGCTGCACGCCCTTGGTGAAGTAGGCGTAGAGGTCGCGCATGTCCTGCTCGCTCACCCGTGCGTACGACGGATACGGCATGGCGGGCAACAGGCTGCCCTTGCCCTTGGCGTAGCCGTGGCGCACGGCCTGGTCGAAGTCTTCGAAGCTGTAGCCGCCGATGCCGGTCTTGGGGTCCGGCGTGATGTTGGAGGTGAACAGCGTGCCGATCGGCGTGGCCATGGGCAGGCCGCCCGCGAAGGGCTTGCCGCCGGGCGCGGTGTGGCAGGCCACGCAGTCGCCGGCGCGCGCCAGGTAGGCGCCACGCTGCACGCTGTCGGTGCCGGTGTTGGCCTGGATATCGGGCAGGGGCAGATGCGGTGCAGCGGTGACCGTGGCGGGCGGGCCGTTCGGGCGCTGCACGGCGGTCGCCGTCGGTGCGGCCCACGACAGCACCAGCGGCGTGGCCAGCGCCACGGCCAGCAAGGCCAGGGCGAGTGGCCGTGCACGGCTGGATGCGGTGGTGAAAAGAGCGTGGAATTTCATCGTCGTGCGCCCCTCACACCCTGACCAGCGCGCCGGGGCGCTTGAGGTATTGCTCGCGGATGGCGCGGCTGGTCCAGTAGGCCAGCGCCGCCACCAGGCCGGTCGGGTTGTAGCCCAGGCCCTGCGGGAAGGACGAAGCGCCCAGCGAGAACACGTTGTGCACGTCCCAGCTCTGCTGGTAGCGGTTGACCGCGCTGGTGGCCGGGTCGGTGCCCATCACCGCGCCGCCGTTGAGGTGGGTGGTCTGGTAGCTGGTGGTGTCGAAACGCGAGCCTTCCTTCTTGCCGTAGAAGCCGACCGTCTGGCCGCCCATGGCCTTGGCGACGGCGCCGAGCTTCTCCTGCATGAAGAGGTTCATCCTGATGTCGTTGGGCTGCCAGTCGAAGGTCATGCGCAGCAGCGGCTGGCCGTGGGCGTCGCGGTAGGTCGGGTCCAGGCTCAGGTAGTTGGCCCGGTAGGACTGGTGCGCGCCGTGGGCGTCCATGGAGACGTGGTGGGCGTAGTAGTCGGCGGTGGCCGCTTTCCATCGACTGCCCCAGCCGGGCGTGCCGGGTGGGGTGACCGAGGCCGAGATCGGCTTGGTGCCGGCCTGGTTGACCCAGAACGGCGAGCCGCCGACGAAGCCGTGCGGGCCGTGGTCGAAGTTGTCGGCGTTGAAGTCGTCCAGCGCGATGCCGTTGCCGCCCGCGCCCATGAAGGTGTTGGTGTAGTGCTGGTCCTTGCCGAAGAAGACCTTCAGCGTGGCCATGTTCTGGTAGGCGAAGTTCTTGCCGACCACGCCCGTGTTCTGCACCGGGTCGTAAGGCTTGCCGATGCCCGAAAGCAGCAGCATGCGCACGTTGTTGAACTGGAACATGCAGAGCGCCACGATGTCGGCGGGCTGGAACACCTCCTGGCCCGAGGCGTCGACATAGGTCACGCCGGTGGCCGTCTTGCCGTCGGCCGCGAGCTCGATGCGGGTGGCCTGGCACTGCGTGCGCAGCTCGAAGCGCGGGTCGAGCCTGAGCGCCGGCAGGATGTTCACGTTGGGTGATGCCTTGGAATACATGTAGCAGGCATATCCGCTGCAGAAACCGCAGAAGTTGCACGGCCCCATCTGCGCACCGTAGGGGTTGGTGTAGGGCCCCGAGGTGTTGGCCGAAGGCATGTTGTAGGGGTGGTAGCCCACCGACTCGGCAGCCTGCGAGAACAGCGATGCCGACACCGAATTCTTCTGCGCGGCCAGCGGAAAGTGGTCCGACCGATCGGGCGCGAACACATTGCCGCCCCGGCCCTTGCCGACGTTCTGCCCCTTCACCGTCCACGCGGTGCCGGAGGTGCCGAACACCTTCTCGGCGAAGTCGAAGTGCGGCTCCAGTTCGTCGTAGCTCACGCCGAAGTCCTGGATCGTCATGCCGTCCGGAATGAAGCGCTTGCCGTAGCGTTCCTCGTAGTGGCTGCGCAGCCGCAGCTCCACCGGGTCGACCCGGAAATGCACGCCCGACCAGTGCAGGCCGGCGCCGCCCACGCCGGTGCCCGGCAGAAACGCGGCGAGCTGGCGGTTGGGCGCGGCCACGCCGTTGACGTCGTGGCGGATGGTGACGGTCTCTTTCGACACGTCCACGAAGAGCTTCTTGCGGGCGTTGAAGGTGAGCTCGTCCATGGTCTGTGGATAGACGCCGTCGGGGTCGGTGTCACGGGCCGGGCCACGCTCGAGCGCGACCACGTTCATGCCCGCCTCGGTGAGTTCCTTGGAGAGGATCGCGCCGGTCCAGCCGAAGCCGATCACGACCACGTCGGTCTTGGGTAGGGTTCTGGCCATGGTCAAACCTTCGCGCGCACGCCGTGGATGGAAACAGGTGGCAGCGGGTACTTCTCGTCGCGCTCGATCCAGTCCATGAAATCGGCGCGGGCGCCGGGAAAACCGATGAGCTTCCAGCCCACCATGTCCTTGTTGCCGCCGTGCAGCGGGTCGCTGAAGAAGCCCTCGCGGGTGTTGGTCAGCAGCATCGAGAAAAAGGTGCCCGAGGGCATGGCGTCGAAGCCCTCGGCGCCTTTTTCCAGCGCGGTCAGGGCCTGGTCCTGCTCGGCGGCAGCGAGCTCGGCGAAACGCTTGCCGAGCTTGCCGGCACACCACCGGTCGGCCGCCGCGATGCCCAGGCGGTAGATGTCGCGCGGCGGCAGCTTGAGCTGGTAGCCCATTTCGCGCGGCAGGTCGGTCATGAAGGGGCCCTGCATGTACCAGAGCGCGCCGCTGCCGTAGGCGGTCTGCATCTGGCGGTCGATGAATTCGGGCACGCCGGCTTCCAGTGCGCCGGGGCCACGGTCGTCGGCCGGGATCAGCCGGGCGACGGCGGCCTGCAGAAAGCGGTATTCGTCCGCGTTGAAGAAGGTCGGCGAGTATGTCGTCGCGTTCTCGGCGCGGATGTCGACCGCCGGGCCGGGCGTGGCGGGCAGGAAGGCGCTCGCGGCCTGGTCGGCCAGCACGGCGGCACCGCTGGCGCCGATCAGCGTGGCGGGTACGAGCGGAATGGACCTTCTGAAGAAGGACCGGCGATCGGGGTTG
The nucleotide sequence above comes from Xylophilus sp. GOD-11R. Encoded proteins:
- a CDS encoding aldo/keto reductase family oxidoreductase, translated to MPSTNTHTTSRAGTYALGSFTVGRLGYGAMQLAGPGVFGPPQDRAGALAVLREAVESGVNHIDTSDFYGPHITNQLIREALHPYREGLTIVTKVGAMRGADASWQPALSPAQLTQAVHDNLRNLGLDVLDVVNLRSMHGLHGPAEGSLEAELTALAELQQRGLIRHIGLSNVTARQVENGRRLCEIVCVQNMFNLAQQADGALVDRLAAEGIAYVPFFPLGGFSPLQSDALSDVARQLGATPMQVALAWLLQRSPNLLLIPGTSSVGHLRENLAAASLALDADSVARLDAIAASGVVAMPADHA
- a CDS encoding SdiA-regulated domain-containing protein, with the protein product MKLHLRKLAIVGGALALAAWLGFIAIRYYHLDNQAGRWWRGDRIGADWNDSGKWAGESTLWLPEYRFDIENRRIEGVDRNLSGLAWDSDDNRLLATVNRPASLLILSTEGAVRSRHVLADTGDAEGIAYLGDDRVAVLLEGQRMVRIFRLPTAGHVGPMTAERSVQLDMPDSGNDGPEGLAYDQANDTLYITKERAPRGILKVPHFQHSARARATPMDMPEWVAAMPFVTDLASIEFDPVNRSLLLLSDESRMLVEIDEDGSPISTNELPASFGQLPVPQAEGVAVDDQGTIFMVSEPNLFYRLKRDTPVL
- a CDS encoding LysR family transcriptional regulator — translated: MHQRIDLNSLSSFMVVARERSFTRAAAQLGVTQSALSHSMRTLEERMGVRLLARTTRGASPTEAGERLLSRLSPHYAGIAAELTAIGELRDRPSGTIRITTADHAATTILWPKLSKLLPLYPDIQIEINIGYGLVDIVAERFDAGVRIGDQIARDMIAVRISPDFRMTVAASPAYFERYPRPVTPQDLTGHNCGNLRLTTQGGLYAWEFQREGKALAVQVPGQVIFNSSARLVTAALEGHVLTYAPEDAIQPHVEAGRLVRVLDEWCPTFPGYHLYYPSRRQALPAFALVVEALRLRD
- a CDS encoding isocitrate lyase/PEP mutase family protein, whose amino-acid sequence is MSASPTTPTLRERLRSPEPVLAPGVYDALTALIAEQAGFEAVYLSGGAVAYTQFGRSDVGLTTAKEAADTLARITDRVRLPVIVDADTGFGNALNTQRTVRDFERAGAAMIQLEDQTFPKRCGHLDNKAVVPAAEMCGKLRAALDARHCADTLILARTDALAIEGLAAAMDRAEAYLACGVDAIFIEAVRTTDDMDAVCGRFAHRVPLLANMIEGGKTPVQSSDELGRRGFRIVIYPGGTARFAARQLQRYYASVKAHGGTREMQAEMFDFDGLNALIGTPELLARGKGYE
- a CDS encoding tripartite tricarboxylate transporter substrate binding protein, producing the protein MQRRELLALLAASAAGAPLSQAQAQPQVVRVLVGATPGGGTDLVARSLAQEMTRTLGRQVIVDNRPGAAGNIAAQAIASAQPDGGNLLLSYTSHAINASLYTNLPFDPVKDFTPIFGVASAPAILVTHPDLPAKNIRELIALAKSKPAKLNIAIAGIGSANHLAGEMLKRNAGIDIVSVPYKGTGPALADVMAGQIDLVFSGVAAAQELIKGGKLKALGVSSGKRLPAYPDVPAIAEVLPGFEYSAWYGLFGPAKMPAPLVEQYARAAREALDSPTVRQRLASESLVPMGLPPAEFDKFVRSEIVRWGKVVAETGAKPE
- a CDS encoding TauD/TfdA family dioxygenase, which translates into the protein MNAVANTAGPQAWTAQQVAQDHGWIQRLSAEEVQGFRDALVHARGTGKTLLQLEQADFPLPTASRLALERAIATTQGRWGMCLVKGFPIDDWTEEETRLAYWGMGLYMGVGRTQNRASQCINDVRDEGADYKVKGGRGYNTNAGLDFHQDSCDVVALLCRRTARTGGMSKVISSIALRDRVQALRPDLIPVLQQPWFHSYQSTQDPSQPPFYRCPIFGDDPAHFCARTNRKNTVAAQRDFAEVPRLTSLQEQALDLLDQLMPSDELCYSMELERGDLQLLNNYVTLHSRTPFEDFEQPDLKRHLLRLWLSVPNSQPLPPQWQEYYGDVRAGAVRGGVRGSSISQEFLDYERRQAAVLGMAIRPWAPVVRKEEMAELLTA
- a CDS encoding LysR family transcriptional regulator; translation: MKIEAFATLAAVLRNGSFAAAAVECNVTPSAVSMQMKQLELYLGQPLFDRSGLQVRPTALARELGALMHGPLQGLEALRKRSGVAVEGAVRLGVIESMQPVVLPHTMRLLRERHPLLELRPVRGRSSGLTAQVKSGELDAALVAEPGKGGSARLHWAPMFRRELLLVAPASAREASAAALFRKYDWIRYDRATITGALAAQYVHAQIHETRGSLEFDSAAAIVAMVSAGLGISVLQISDPGLLKSYPVRTLRLGRGAPVVQFSLVMRKTDAGSRALEAVVDAMRTALLDGGDTARPGHRAAGD
- a CDS encoding cytochrome c, giving the protein MKFHALFTTASSRARPLALALLAVALATPLVLSWAAPTATAVQRPNGPPATVTAAPHLPLPDIQANTGTDSVQRGAYLARAGDCVACHTAPGGKPFAGGLPMATPIGTLFTSNITPDPKTGIGGYSFEDFDQAVRHGYAKGKGSLLPAMPYPSYARVSEQDMRDLYAYFTKGVQPVEQEPPANTIAWPLSMRWPLGIWRRVFAPDPVEVQASAEAAAPTAQGVLRGAYLVEGLGHCGTCHTPRSSLTMQEKALTASDPLFLAGGGVLEGWQAKNLRGDQDGLGRWSEQDIVDLLKTGRNRDTAVFGGMADVVQHSTQYLSASDLQSIAVYLKTLPAAQSTATVWRDDPSTADALWKGDDRAPGSALFLDNCAACHRSDGKGYGEVFPALAGNSAVLTQDPHNLVAMILHGGRTPATGSRPSGIAMPSFGWRLSNDQVADLANFVRSGWGNAAPAVTASQVHKIRESTVEAHADARAQALPQKKP
- a CDS encoding GMC family oxidoreductase, which gives rise to MARTLPKTDVVVIGFGWTGAILSKELTEAGMNVVALERGPARDTDPDGVYPQTMDELTFNARKKLFVDVSKETVTIRHDVNGVAAPNRQLAAFLPGTGVGGAGLHWSGVHFRVDPVELRLRSHYEERYGKRFIPDGMTIQDFGVSYDELEPHFDFAEKVFGTSGTAWTVKGQNVGKGRGGNVFAPDRSDHFPLAAQKNSVSASLFSQAAESVGYHPYNMPSANTSGPYTNPYGAQMGPCNFCGFCSGYACYMYSKASPNVNILPALRLDPRFELRTQCQATRIELAADGKTATGVTYVDASGQEVFQPADIVALCMFQFNNVRMLLLSGIGKPYDPVQNTGVVGKNFAYQNMATLKVFFGKDQHYTNTFMGAGGNGIALDDFNADNFDHGPHGFVGGSPFWVNQAGTKPISASVTPPGTPGWGSRWKAATADYYAHHVSMDAHGAHQSYRANYLSLDPTYRDAHGQPLLRMTFDWQPNDIRMNLFMQEKLGAVAKAMGGQTVGFYGKKEGSRFDTTSYQTTHLNGGAVMGTDPATSAVNRYQQSWDVHNVFSLGASSFPQGLGYNPTGLVAALAYWTSRAIREQYLKRPGALVRV
- a CDS encoding gluconate 2-dehydrogenase subunit 3 family protein; this encodes MSNPDRRSFFRRSIPLVPATLIGASGAAVLADQAASAFLPATPGPAVDIRAENATTYSPTFFNADEYRFLQAAVARLIPADDRGPGALEAGVPEFIDRQMQTAYGSGALWYMQGPFMTDLPREMGYQLKLPPRDIYRLGIAAADRWCAGKLGKRFAELAAAEQDQALTALEKGAEGFDAMPSGTFFSMLLTNTREGFFSDPLHGGNKDMVGWKLIGFPGARADFMDWIERDEKYPLPPVSIHGVRAKV